The proteins below come from a single Rhizobium tropici CIAT 899 genomic window:
- a CDS encoding FAD-binding oxidoreductase — MSSSATSSDLLDRFAGIVGEKHAVRDPTEIAPHLVENRGLYHGASPMLLKPGSLEEVSAILKLASETGTAIVPQTGNTGLVGGQTPREGGSDIILSLERMNRVRDIDPVGNTMIVDGGCILADVHKAAAEHGRMFPLSLGSEGSCRIAGNLSTNAGGTAVLAYGNMRQLCLGLEVVLPTGEIWNGLRRLKKDNTGYDLRDLFIGAEGTLGVITGAVLKLFPQPLGHQVAFAGLRSVEDALTLFKNASSLCGTALTGFELMPRIGVEFTTRHIPGVRDPLETVHPWYVLIDISTSDSAETAERMMTALLEQGYEAGLIQDATIASSEAQQKAIWHMRESMSDAQKPEGGSIKHDVSVPVAQIPQFMAEAETAVVAAMPGARVCAFGHMGDGNIHYNISQPVGADKAEFIGRWREINKIVHGLVLQHGGSISAEHGIGQLKRDELASIRSDIEMDLMRRIKTAFDPAGIMNPGKVLKV, encoded by the coding sequence ATGCCGTGCGCGACCCGACGGAAATTGCGCCGCATCTGGTGGAAAACCGTGGGCTCTATCATGGCGCTTCGCCCATGCTGCTGAAGCCCGGCTCGCTGGAAGAGGTTTCGGCCATCCTCAAGCTTGCCAGCGAGACCGGAACGGCCATCGTGCCCCAGACGGGCAATACCGGGCTTGTTGGCGGGCAGACGCCGCGCGAGGGCGGCTCGGACATCATCCTGTCGCTGGAACGCATGAACCGCGTGCGCGATATCGATCCCGTCGGCAATACGATGATCGTTGACGGCGGCTGCATCCTGGCTGATGTCCACAAGGCGGCAGCCGAGCATGGCCGCATGTTCCCGCTTTCGCTCGGCTCGGAAGGCTCTTGCCGTATCGCCGGCAATCTTTCCACCAACGCCGGCGGCACGGCCGTTCTTGCCTATGGCAACATGCGCCAGCTCTGCCTCGGCCTTGAAGTCGTGCTGCCCACCGGCGAGATCTGGAACGGCCTGCGCCGCCTGAAGAAGGACAATACCGGCTACGACCTGCGCGATCTCTTCATCGGCGCAGAAGGCACGCTCGGTGTCATCACCGGCGCTGTACTGAAGCTCTTTCCGCAACCGCTCGGCCATCAGGTCGCCTTTGCCGGCCTGCGATCGGTCGAGGACGCACTGACACTGTTCAAGAATGCATCCAGCCTCTGCGGCACGGCGCTGACCGGCTTCGAGCTGATGCCGCGCATCGGTGTCGAATTCACCACGCGGCATATTCCGGGCGTGCGCGATCCGCTGGAGACGGTGCATCCCTGGTATGTTCTGATCGACATCTCCACCTCCGATTCGGCCGAGACAGCCGAGCGGATGATGACGGCGCTGCTCGAACAGGGCTATGAGGCCGGTCTGATCCAGGATGCGACCATCGCCAGCTCGGAAGCACAACAAAAGGCCATCTGGCATATGCGGGAGAGCATGTCGGACGCGCAGAAGCCGGAAGGCGGTTCGATCAAGCACGACGTTTCCGTGCCGGTGGCGCAGATTCCGCAATTCATGGCGGAAGCCGAAACGGCCGTTGTCGCCGCCATGCCTGGCGCCCGCGTCTGCGCCTTCGGCCACATGGGCGACGGCAATATCCACTACAACATCTCGCAGCCGGTCGGCGCCGACAAGGCCGAGTTCATCGGTCGTTGGCGCGAGATCAACAAGATCGTGCACGGGCTTGTGCTGCAGCATGGCGGCTCGATCTCCGCCGAGCATGGCATCGGCCAGCTGAAGCGCGACGAGTTGGCTTCCATCCGCTCCGATATCGAGATGGACCTGATGCGACGCATCAAGACGGCCTTCGACCCGGCAGGCATCATGAATCCGGGCAAGGTCCTCAAGGTCTGA